ATCTTACGCGTACACCACGAGCCACAGCTGTCTTTAATGCCATAATAATATCTGTTTCTGGTATAAAGTAGGGCGTTGTTATATCAATGGTTTTGGTCGCTTGTGTTATAAATATAAAGTAAGCTTGACGAATAACTGGTGTAGGAATTCCAGGGTTTCCTTCCAACGTATGGATGTATGCTTTTTGCAATTCTCCTGTCTTTGTTTGAGTATTGTCTATTTTACCTTCTATAGCCCATAACTCAGATCCTAATTCGGCAGACCATCTTGAAAGATCTATGCTGCCGGTTGGATTGATTTCCTTTGATTTATATTTTGGGATTTTAGTGGGCTTTTTCGTTGCCTCAGATTTTGTTTTTGACTTTATCCGTTCTGGTACAGCGATATTCCAATGAGCGTCGAAGATAGTCTGCAAGTCGCCTGTTGCTTCCCCTATAATTTGCAAATGAGTGTCCCTCCAAAATCCTACGTCTGACTTTAATCCTGTATATTCATACCCAACGTTCATACCGCCAGTAAAGGATTCCTTTCTGTCAATCGTGACAATCTTACAATGATCCCGATAATTCCAATTGGACAAAATCCAGGGAAAGCTTAAAGGAAATATTGTCCGACATTCTATCCCTGCTTCCACCATCTGAAGAATTTTTTGACGCGGAAATTTTTTACTCCCCCAACCATCTCTAATAAAACGAACCCGCACTCCATTTACTGCTTTTTCAATCAGCAGTTCTGTGATGCGATTACCAATTTGGTCGTTCCGATAGATGAAATATTCCAGATCAATGGTTTTTTGGGCTTTTTGTAGGGATTCGATAAGTTGTTCATATTTTGCTATTCCATTGTTTAGTACTTGGACTTTGCCGACTCGAAGCCCGCCTACAGTAAAATACCTTAAAGCATCGGCGATTATCGATGCTGAATCACTACATGTATCAGGTAACTTATCAGACTCATTATGAAAAGAGGTCAATCTTTTACGATGAATAAGCTTGGGATTTGATATGCTAAGATATAGTAAGAAACCAATGACAGGCAGAACAAGGACGATTACTATCCAATTCAAAGCTTTGGCTGGCCGACGAACTTCCCAAATTGCTATGAATAAGATAAAGAACGTATTTAACGGGTATAGAAAAAAATCCACTCCAACTAAAATTCCTCCTTAGTTTTTCCCTTAATATGTACAAACTATGTAGCAAGTATACGTTTGGAATACGAGGAATTGTTTAGATTGACCTTTTCTCATGAGACACCTCAAATAATTTTGTAATTAGTTTGTTTTGTCATAGCAAATTTAATGTTGGAGATGTATCGAAAAACAAAAAAGGAGGTTCGTTTTACATTCATTTCATTTAAACCTAAAATATTACATTATTCTGCTGTAGCTGACTAAGTATATTCGATGTTAAAAAGACTCCAACAGAAGGCAAGGTACCACTAATTACGGGATATCCGGTAAGAGCTCTATCGGTTGTAGTAACCCATGTTCCGTATTCGCCTGCTTGTAAAGAAGGAGGTTTCATAATAAGCCTCCCATTTAAAATAAAATGTCGAATTCTAATCTGGGGTTCATCAAATATGGTTAAGTTTCCAGAAAAAGTGGCATAGGGTGAATCAAATCTTATTTGTTTGGTGTTTTCATCCCAAAATCCATTAATTGGAATAGGTGTGCCACGAAAATTAACCGTCCCAATTATCCTGTTATCTGTAATAGAGTTAATGTTGAGTACGCCCCAAACGATTGGTTTACCAGCTATAGCAGCATGGATACCCATTACTGATGGGAATGGAATACTAACCATTGTTTGCTGTGCAGTTTGCAATACTAATCTCCCCCTAAATTTAAAGTTTATGTTCTGAAGAATAAAGAATTAGATATCTTATTTACTACCCTATATAAAGGACCAATCCAGTATATGCACCACAAGCTGAATATGTTTACTTTTAATGGTTAGAAGCTCATCCTTTCGTTGAAAAATGCAGATTATTCAACAAATAGTTGTTTAGAACAAAAAATTATGTTACAAAAAAATTCCTTTATTCAACTATATAGCCCTTTTCTTGAATAACTAACGTGTTTGAGAGGTTATTTAATCACCTTCAAGCACAAATAAATTTTAAACACTAAATTAAACAACTTTTTTTACTCAACTAGATTACCAAAAACCAGTATTTTTGTAACGATGGATTACTGCTTCACTTGCCTTTGATTTTATTAGGATTATCGTTTACCAAAAAGATTACCAAATACCTTTACAACAAAGTTGCCTCTAGTAAAATGAAAATATACAAGTTTACTGGAGGTTACATATGATTATTGGTTATGCACGTGTTTCTACTATTGACCAAAACTTAGATCGTCAAATTAGTATTCTTACTGAATACGGTTGTGAAAAAATAGTAAAAGAGAAGTTTACTGGTACTATTAAAGAGCGAAAAGGTCTTCATCAACTTTTTGATATGCTCAGGAATGGCGATACAGTTGTAGTGGAGAGTATCTCCCGTTTAGGACGTAAAACATTGGATATCCTCAACATTATTCAACAGTTGGAAGAGATCGGAGTGCAATTCATTTCTTTAAAGGAAAATATGGATACAAGAACCTCTACAGGCAAAGCGATGTTCCAAATGATGTGCGTAATTGCTGAATTAGAAAGAAATCTTATTGCTGAGAGAGTAAAGGAAGGACTCGAAGCAAGTAAAAAGCGTGGAAAAACATTAGGTAGACCCAAGCTAGATAAAGAAAAGCTCACTGTTGCACTTCGGATGTATGACAGTAAAGAATATTCTGTTAAAGAAATAGTCTCAGCAACCGGAATATCTCAAGGTTCTCTATATAGGGCAATAAATCGAAGAAAACTAGGAGAAATAAACTAATAAGGCGTATTTTATTATTTCTTCACATTTACTTTGCGGTCTAGAGCAAGAACCCTGTCATTAAGCCTAGTTGCGCTCATTAACTTGGTTGTTTCTCTATATGAGCTGCGCTTATTTAGGTACAAATCAATAGCTTTCAACTTGTCTTCAAATGTATGTCTCGACATAAAAACACCCCAATCATTAGAGTTTCTTTGTCTAACAATGGGGGCGCAGTTCAGAATTGAGGTAGTTTTAAAAAAAAAGAAATTGTACTACATATCACATTAGACTACATGACATTTGATGCCCCACAGCGTCTCTTATAGCTTATCTAAATCATTGGATCGTATTCGTCTTTTCCTTTTTAGAATACCAGTTCTATTGGCTTGATGAATACGTGATATTCCTGAAAAATTAAGGTTGTTTTAATTAGCCTTTTACAACTAACTGATCTGATTCCAAACTCTATCCAGATTTAAAGGGACATATACTTTATCCCCATGTATCTGTTTATGTATGATAGGATGAACGTATTGATCCAAATCAACGACTCCTTTTTTATGCCTTGCTTTGAGATCTGCTCCTAATAACTTTTCTAATCTTTGTCCGGAAACTTTCATATTCCTTTCTCCTCGTATATTATATTCAAGCTCTATTTAGGAGCTAAGATCTGTTTCCATATTAATGAATAAACTAAACAACATATTACTTGGACGTCTCAAGATATTTCTAGATAATGATCATAGGATCATTTGGGACAATTCTTCTTTCTCCTGTGGACTAACCACAATGTAAGACTGTTTCTCAGTGAACGCGCGGGACTCCCTACTCGCAGGCTGAGCAGCCTGTCATTCGAACCTAGAGGGTAGTAGCTCTATGGCGGCTTTCGAATGCAGGGAAAGCTCTGATACACGAGGTTGTTGGTCGGCGTACACACTAGAGATATCTCGAGACGTCCAAGGAAATGCCAAGTGATTCTAAATCGAAAGGAGGTCTTTCCCGTGAGATTATTTGTTGGTTTAGATGTAAGTTCGTTTGATATGAAAGTATGCATTTTAAATGGTGAAGGAGAAAAGCTGAATGCCTTTACCGTCACCAATGACTTACCAGGCGCAACGTTGCTTAAAGAGCGTTTATTGGACTGCATAGGCGATCAAGAGGTTGACGTCTTAAAGATTGGCTTAGAATCTACATCGGTCTATAGCTTTCACCCGTCGATGTTTCTCCATCATGATGAAGACTTAAAAGTCTTCGGCGCCAAGGTGTTTGTCATGAACCCTAAACAAATAGCTAATTTTAAGAAAAGCTATTCGGATATGAACAAAACAGATGAAATCGATGCCTTTATCATTGCGGATTACTTACGTTTTGGACGTAACCAGATGTCAGTGGTCAAAGAAAGCCAATACGTGGCCTTACAACAACTGACTCGGTCCCGTTACCGGCTCATTCGTATGATGACGAAAGAAAAGCAGCATTTTCTTCAACACCTAAGCTATAAGTGTAATACTTTCTCTCAAGAAGTAGACTCCTCGGTCTTCGGTAGCGCAATGATGGAGCTTTTCTTAGAGAAATACAGCTTGGAAGAACTAGCCCACCTACCACTGGAGGAACTAGCAGCATTCCTTCAAGAGAAAGGGAAAAACCGATTTGGTGACCCGAAATGTGTCGCAACCTCCATTCAGAAAGCCGTGCGATCTTCGTATCGCTTGGACAAGGTAGTGGAAGATTCCATGGATGTGATACTAGGGACCTCGATCGAGGTCATTCGCACCTTCCAAAAGCAGATAAAAGAAATTGACAAAGCGATCAAAAAACTGATGGCTGGATTGACAAACACGCTTGAATCCATCCCTGGAATTGGTCCCGTATTCGCTGCGGGTATCATAGCTGAAATTGGCCAAATAGACCGGTTTGATGATGAAACTAAAGTAGCGAAATACGCAGGTCTATACTGGCGAAAGCATCAGTCTGGGCGCTTTACTGCCGAAGACACGTCCCTATCACGTAACGGTAACCACTACTTGCGATATTACTTAGTTGAAGCCGCCAACTCCGTAAGAAGGCAAGTTCCGGATTACCGGGATTTACTACGTGAAAAAGTACAGTGAAGTACCAAAACATCAACACAAACGTGCACTCGTTCTAACCGCAAGAAAACTCGTGCGATTGGTGGATGCGCTACTACGCAGTCACCAACTCTTTACGCCAGAAAGGGGCGTGAAAATATGACATAAAACTTGTCATCGCTACCTTTCAAATAATTTCCAGTAAATAACATTCGTTACTGGTCTAGTTTCGTGATGCTTTTTTTAAGTAAATTGCCCTTTGATAACTTTACATTCTTTCATTTTTTAGTTGACATACTACCGCAGGTCTTTATTATCCATTATTAAAAATTATGTTTATACTATATCCATTAATGGATTTTAATATGATGGATGAGAATGTAAAAATTCATTATTTATAGAGCGCTATTTATTTTAGAGATTTTACTAAAGACCCTTCTATCCTATGCCAACTGCTAAATTGTTACTTCTGACTTTATAGCTTGAAACCCGTCATAACCTTATTTAACCTCTTAAAAGAGGGGTCACTTTATCAATGGCTTCTTGTAACTTTTGACTGTTTTGGCTATACATATGTTTCGCTTTTTCTGCTTCTGTCCCAAGCGCAAATAATTCTAAGTCCGCCTGACATTTTTTCATAGTTGAAAGTAATAAAGGCTTTTCTTGAGGAGAAGGAACTTGAAGTTTATCATCAAAAAGGTCAACGGTTAATTGCCCATAAGAATCTACCTGCCCAAGAAAGACATTTTCAATGGTAACTCCTAGTTTTTCTAGTTCAGTGTGTAACCACCTTCTGCTTTGACCGATTGTCGATAGTGGTTCATCCAATATTTCACCGTCCATAATAACTGTCTGAGGTTCCTTACTTGGAGCAACGGCCACACCTAAATCTTTTGCGGTTAACGGTCGATTTTCTTTCTTTAACAAGACGTTGAGATCGCCGGTTGCCTCTAATACCGCAAATTCCACATCAGCTGCCTGATAGACACTTTTCTTTCGAAGTAAATCTAACAATTCATCGATTGTGTATTTTTCCTTTTTTAAATTATCTTCCATGATTTTTCCATCCTTGATAAAAACCGTCCCTTTCCCCTCTATAAAGTCGCGAAAAGGTTTATTTTTCAAGGAAATGATGCCTGCTAAGAAGGGTACTATCGCAAAGGTTACGATACTAAGTATCCCATTAATAATGCTTTTCTCAATTCCCGTGGCCATTTCTGCTCCTATATTACCAATGGTAATACCGGTGACATATTCAAAGAAGGAAAGCTCAGATATTTGTTTTTTACCTAACCATTTTGTAATAGCAAAAAGAACAACTAAAAACAATAAAGACCGCAAAACTACAATTAACCAATCTGGCATCTTTTACACCTCCTATAAAATTAGAAAAAGCTGTTCGTCTTAAAAACCTTTATATTGGGCTTCTTCTCTCTCTAATTCTCCCACTCGATTTTTTAAATCTGTTACGATTTCATTCATGACATTCATCGTTTCGTGCAAAGTCTGCTTTGATTGATCATCTTGAGTTCGTAATGCTAAATTGGATAAACCAGCTTCTACTCCTTTAAGACTGACAAGACATTGTTTCACATCTGATGCAATCGTCATTTTACATCCTCCTTATCCTTTTGGTTTAAAAAATATAGCGCCAATCATTCCAAAAATAATGGCGGCTGAAATTCCGGCACTTGTTACTTCAAACATTCCTGAAATAACACCTACTAACCCATGTTTTTCGGCTTCAGCCATTGCCCCATGTACAAGAGAATTTCCGAAACTTGTAATAGGAACGGTCGCTCCTGCTCCTGCAAAATCGATAAAAGGTTCGTATAAACCAAACCCATCTAGAAGAGCGCCAATCACTACAAATGTACTTAAGGTATGTGCTGGTGTAAGTTTAAATACATCAAACATAATTTGCCCAATAACGCAGATCAAACCTCCTACAACAAAAGCCCAAAAGAAAATCATAGCTCTTATTCACCTCCATATTCAATTGATACCGCATGAGCGATACAAGGAATAGTTTCACTCTGCTGAAAGCTTAATGGCGATAATAAAGCACCTGTTGCTACGACTAATATTCGTTTAAATTCGCCTTTTTTCATTCGGTTTAATAGATGACCATATACAACGGTTGCTGAACATCCTGGCCCACTAGCGCCAGATAGAACTGGCTGTCCTTCTCGATAAATCATAAGGCCACAATCTTGATATTGTTCTTCACGTATTGGTGTTCCATGTTTTTTAAATAAATCAAGTGAGACTCCTCGTCCAATGTGGCCAAGATCTCCCGTTACAATCAAATCGTAATAAGATGGATCAAGATTTCGCTCAGTAAGATGTGCTTCAATGGTATCAACAGCCGCCGGAGCCATTGCTCCTCCCATATTAAATGGATCCGTCATTCCCATATCGATCACGCGTCCAATCGTTGCAGAGGTCACACGAGGTCCCTCTCCAGAATCACTTAACAAAGCAACGCCAGCACCTGTCACTGTCCATTGAGCAGTAGGTGGTTTTTGTCCACCGTATTCGGTTGGATAACGAAATTGTTTTTCGACGGCGGTATTGTGACTCGAAGCACCAGTTAACAAATAGTTAGCTCCTTTTGTGTTAACTAAGTAAGCACCAAGAGCCAGTCCTTCCATGGATGTAGAACAAGCACCAAATAATCCAAGGTACGGTGTGCCAAGTGTTCGGCAAGCAAAACTAGTGGGCGTAATTTGATTAATCAGATCTCCTCCAAGGAAAAACTGAACCTGTTCCTTTTGAAGACCTGCTTTTTCGATGGCTTTTTGACTCGCTTCTTCTAACAAAACCTTGTGCGCTTTTTCATAAGAATCCTGTTCTAACCATAAATCAGAATGAAGTAAATCAAAATCATTAGCAAGTGCTCCTTTTGCTTCAAAAGGTCCTCCGACCGTTCCAGTGGAGATAATGACAGGTTTTTGATCAAAGACCCATGTACGATGTCCCGTAAGCATTACAAGCCACCCCACTGTATGAGAATCGTTTTAATGGTCGCAATAACAAATGCCGAAAAGGTACCAAATAAAATGACGGAGCCAGCTAACTTAAACATATTACCACCAACACCTAAGACAAATCCTTCCGTTCGATGTTCAATACATGCTGATATGACGGCATTTCCAAAGCCGGTAACGGGAACCGCAGAACCGGCACCTCCAAATTGAGCAATTCGATCGTAAACACCGAAGCCTGTTAGAAGCATAGCAATAAAAATCATGGTCCCTACTGTTGGGTTTCCGGCCGTTTGATCTGTAAAATCAAAATAATAAATATAAAACAGTTGAATAGCTTGGCCAATAAGACAAATGATCCCACCCGTAAAAAAAGCTTTGATACAATTTTTAACTACTGGTCTCTTGGTTTCTTTCTGTTTTTCAAGATCTTGATATTCCTGTTGGACAGGTGTTAATTGTTTCTTTTGATTATTTGACATGTGTATACCTCTTTCATCACGCTTTTTCTTTCATAAGGTTTTTAATATTGTTAAATTCTCTTTTTAATGTTTTTTTCTTTGTCTTGTCTTTTTGCAGTTTTTCTTCTAATTGTTCCAACTCCCAATAGATTTTTTGATCAGTTGAAACTAAGACTTTATAATCCGGATACGCTTTTTCTACGTCTGTTTTCACGTTCTTTTTGATTTTTTTTAATTGAAAGCGATGAAATTGATCTACTTTTATCGCCATTAACAGCTCTTTATCGGTATTTACTGCTTTAACAGCCGAAACTTCTTCCTCTTTTATGATCTTTTCTTTTGCTTGATTGGCAACTGTTTGATTAATGGGTTTGCTTGTATGTACTTTGACGATCGTTGTATCATTATTGTCATTAGTCGAATGATTCTGTTGCCCCGTACATCCGGATATATATACAATAATCATGGCTAAAAAAAGAAAATGATTTAATCTTCTTATCTTTCTTTTCATACAATCACCTGTCCGTTTCTACTCAAGAATTGAAGTGTAAAAAGGTTGGTTAATTGAACCAACCTTTTTATCGTATTCTTATTGTTTGTATTGAGGCTCTTCTTGTTCAATTTGTTGAACACGGGGAGAGAGTGTGTCAACAATCGCTTGCGTTTGTTGAGCAGCATCTTGATATAATTGCTTTGCCTGTTGATTATCAGTTGCTAAAGCAAAACCTTCAAAACTTGCTTGTGCGCTTTTTAAACCAGCTAGAGTTTGTTTAACTTGATTGATTACTGTCATGAATGATTCCTCCAAAAATTTAATAACTTTCCATTATAGTATGACAAAGAAAAATAGTTCTTATGCTTTTTACATTCATCCATTTTATGTAAATGTTTTATATTTATGCGCGAAAAGATGGTTCAGTTTCAATCAGCTTCACTTTCCCTTTATATCTGCGAGATTTGAACAGTTACATAATTACTAATTCACTTCATCAAACAATAAGAATTTTGAGGTTAAAGAGTAAAGATAGTTAAACAGTATATAAAAAAGCTAGTATACTCTCCTTTCTTTAAACGGATAATAACGGAAGAAATGTTATGTTAAAATGAAAGGAGTAAGACAAGATGAAAAAAAGAAAATATTTATTTGGCCTTCTATCCACCATTTTATCTGTAGGATTCCTTTTCGGTTGTAATGATAAAAAGGATGAAGCTGAGCCCGATCCAACTGAAGAACCTTCTGAACAAAAGGCAGAAAATGATCGCAACAATGGACCACGAGATGTGGGATTCCAACCCGATGGAACCCAGAATAATAATGTAGATGATAATAATCAGACACGATTAGAGGTAGCTGATAAGGCTGCAGATCGCATTGCTAAATTAGACGAAGTAGACAGTGCAAATGTGATTGTTACAAACCGAAATGCCTATGTGGCAGTTGTTTTACGTGATGGAACAAAAGGAGAAGTAACAGATCGTTTAGAAAAGAAGATTGCCGATCAAGTAAGAGCGACAGATCCAGATATTCGAGACGTATTTGTATCATCTAATCCTGACTTTGTAGAGCGTATGAGGGATTATGGAAACAGAATTAATGAAGGCGCTCCAGTAAAAGGGTTATTTGAAGAGTTTACTGAAACCGTTCGAAGAGTATTTCCTAACGCTCGTTAAATTAGAGTGATTGAGTGTAACAAGTCCATTCGCTATGTGCTAAAAAAGAGAAACCCTTGTTCAACGGGTTTCCTTTTTTAGTTACTATGATAGTAGGGTTTATCAAATCATATTTTTTTGCCTTTTGTAGAGAAGTAAAAAGCATACTAAAGTTTGTTTTTATAGATTTAGCTGTAGGATTTGAATAGCCACATAATTACTAATTCATTAAATAAAAAATGTACATAAAAACTGATAAAGCAGACCATGATATAAGAGGTTTAAAAATATCATATAGGAGGAAACAAAAATGCCACAACAAATTGATACAAACCAATTAAAAAAAGCTGCAGCTGCAGTGTCACTTTCTAAGGGACTTATTACGCAAGCAATTGAACAATCTGCTGCGGATCAACTACAATGTGAAGAAGCCTTAAAACAAGCTGCAACTGAGATAGCTCAAGCCCAAACGTTGGTAAGTCAAGTACAATCGTCTCTTCAAACACAGTCAGCTACAGAATAAAAACAAAATCCAATTTATACAAAAAAAGCGCTGATGATAGTAGCTCATCGCTTTTTAATTCTATTATTATCTACTTGATTTGGTGATTATCTTGCCTAAGATAATCACCTTTTTTTCCATTTTTGCAACTTGATTGAACTAGTTATTCTTTTTTCTTTGAGCGATTATTTTCACCTTTTGTAGAAAATAAGTATATGTATCAGGCATTCTGATTGCCGGTATCAACGATTAAAGAATGATCTTTATCACTCACGGCTGCATAAAAGATGGTATTGATTTGATGAAATCCTTCTTTCATTAACTCTTCCTGAAGCCATTTTTCATCCTTTTGGATTAATCTTAAATTTTTATCCTGGACTTTCCCTTCGACGATTACAGCAATCGGCAATCCTTGATAGTCTGTTTCAATATTTAAGTGTTTGGGTGTCAAATTGACAACAGCTTGGTTCGGCAATGTACTCAAACTTCCATTCGGTTCAAGAATTACATAATCGAGATCCTGTATGTTCGGATACCCTGCAGACCGAATGGCTGACAAGAGCTCTACAAGAGAAAAGCGAGTTTTCCGCAATTCTTTTTTTGAGATTTTCCCATGTTTGATCAAAATACTCGGCTGACCGATAAATAATCGGTTTAACCAGCGAAAAAGACTTAATTTAGAAAACAAAAAGCACATGGTGACAATGATGATAATTCCCACAATCGCCTGTCCAATTCCATTGGCTTTGATAGGACTGACGGACAATGTGACGAGAAACACAATGGCAGCAAGATCAGGCGGAGTCAACTGAGCCAACACAGTCTTTCCCATAAAACGCATCGCTAGAATCACCAGTCCAAAAAAAGAATTAACTTTCCAATAAAAATGAACATTGTACCACCCTTATTTTTATGTAGTTATCCATAAAAAACCTATATATATTATCTCAAGTAAATCCGGAAACATACTTATTGCATAGTGAAAAGAGGTGTAAATGGGACCTTTTCTAACGTTTTATGCTAGTAATGGATAGGATCAAAGCTAATCCTAAGACTATCTTTGACTAGCCATACTACTTACTAAATAAAAAATTCCCCTTTTAACAGGGGAGCATAAGGTAGATAGACGGAGTTTTTTGTGCCTTGATTATTTTTTTCTATTCAACGCACTATTATTACTTATATTCAAAACTATGTTGTTTATTTCTTTTGATTAAAAGTTCCTTTATTAGAAATCTTCGCGAGTGGATAGGCTACACTCAGTTGGACAGAATTTTTAAGGTCAAGTAGACTACAGATAACATACTAAAGGAGCATCTACAATGACCAGAAGAGAACGTCGAACATTTACAGAGGAATTTAAACAACAGATGGTGCAGCTTTATCAGAACGGGAAGCCGAGAAATGAGATTATTCGTGAATATGACTTGACTCCTTCGTCTTTAGATAAGTGGGTGGAGCAAAGTCAAACATCTGGTTCGTTTAAAGAAAAAGATAACCTGACCGAGGAACAAAAAGAACTGATGGAGCTTCGCAAACGAAATAAACAATTAGAAATGGAGAATGATATTTTAAAGCAAGCCGCGCTGATACTAGGACGAAAGTAAAAGTGATTAAAAATAATCAGCACAAATACTCGATATCAGCAATGTGCAAAGTCCTAAAACTCCCAAGAAGTACGTATTATTATGAAGCGAAGGAGCGTCCGACCGAAGACGACGTTACCTCTGCCATCATAGATATTTTTCATGCCAATCGTCGGGTTTATGGGACACGCAAAATTAAGTATGAGTTAAAGAAACAAGGAAAAGTTGTCTCAAGACGTCGCATTAGTCGTATCATGAAAGAACAAGGGTTAGTTTCTATCTACACAGTAGCTCAGTTTAAACCACGCTCTACTGAACCCAACGAATCCGAACAAAAAAACGAATTGAACCGACGGTTCAAGTAAGAGAGAGTGTTGTCCGTTGTCGTCAGTGATCTCACATATGTAAGAGTGGATAAAAAATGGTCTTACATATGTGTATTTGTCGATCTCTTTAATCAAGAAATTATCGGTTATAGTGTAGGGCCTAATAAGGATGCCTTATTGGTTTATCGAGCATTTGCGTCCATAAAAGCGAATCTTCATCAAATTCGTCTCTTCCATACAGACCGAGGAAATGAGTTTAAAAACAACCTCATAGATAAAGCACTAGAGACATT
This DNA window, taken from Priestia megaterium NBRC 15308 = ATCC 14581, encodes the following:
- a CDS encoding recombinase family protein, producing the protein MIIGYARVSTIDQNLDRQISILTEYGCEKIVKEKFTGTIKERKGLHQLFDMLRNGDTVVVESISRLGRKTLDILNIIQQLEEIGVQFISLKENMDTRTSTGKAMFQMMCVIAELERNLIAERVKEGLEASKKRGKTLGRPKLDKEKLTVALRMYDSKEYSVKEIVSATGISQGSLYRAINRRKLGEIN
- a CDS encoding DUF421 domain-containing protein; its protein translation is MPDWLIVVLRSLLFLVVLFAITKWLGKKQISELSFFEYVTGITIGNIGAEMATGIEKSIINGILSIVTFAIVPFLAGIISLKNKPFRDFIEGKGTVFIKDGKIMEDNLKKEKYTIDELLDLLRKKSVYQAADVEFAVLEATGDLNVLLKKENRPLTAKDLGVAVAPSKEPQTVIMDGEILDEPLSTIGQSRRWLHTELEKLGVTIENVFLGQVDSYGQLTVDLFDDKLQVPSPQEKPLLLSTMKKCQADLELFALGTEAEKAKHMYSQNSQKLQEAIDKVTPLLRG
- a CDS encoding DUF1657 domain-containing protein, with product MTIASDVKQCLVSLKGVEAGLSNLALRTQDDQSKQTLHETMNVMNEIVTDLKNRVGELEREEAQYKGF
- the spoVAE gene encoding stage V sporulation protein AE; amino-acid sequence: MIFFWAFVVGGLICVIGQIMFDVFKLTPAHTLSTFVVIGALLDGFGLYEPFIDFAGAGATVPITSFGNSLVHGAMAEAEKHGLVGVISGMFEVTSAGISAAIIFGMIGAIFFKPKG
- the spoVAD gene encoding stage V sporulation protein AD, which translates into the protein MLTGHRTWVFDQKPVIISTGTVGGPFEAKGALANDFDLLHSDLWLEQDSYEKAHKVLLEEASQKAIEKAGLQKEQVQFFLGGDLINQITPTSFACRTLGTPYLGLFGACSTSMEGLALGAYLVNTKGANYLLTGASSHNTAVEKQFRYPTEYGGQKPPTAQWTVTGAGVALLSDSGEGPRVTSATIGRVIDMGMTDPFNMGGAMAPAAVDTIEAHLTERNLDPSYYDLIVTGDLGHIGRGVSLDLFKKHGTPIREEQYQDCGLMIYREGQPVLSGASGPGCSATVVYGHLLNRMKKGEFKRILVVATGALLSPLSFQQSETIPCIAHAVSIEYGGE
- the spoVAC gene encoding stage V sporulation protein AC; translated protein: MSNNQKKQLTPVQQEYQDLEKQKETKRPVVKNCIKAFFTGGIICLIGQAIQLFYIYYFDFTDQTAGNPTVGTMIFIAMLLTGFGVYDRIAQFGGAGSAVPVTGFGNAVISACIEHRTEGFVLGVGGNMFKLAGSVILFGTFSAFVIATIKTILIQWGGL
- a CDS encoding YhcN/YlaJ family sporulation lipoprotein; translated protein: MKRKIRRLNHFLFLAMIIVYISGCTGQQNHSTNDNNDTTIVKVHTSKPINQTVANQAKEKIIKEEEVSAVKAVNTDKELLMAIKVDQFHRFQLKKIKKNVKTDVEKAYPDYKVLVSTDQKIYWELEQLEEKLQKDKTKKKTLKREFNNIKNLMKEKA
- a CDS encoding DUF1657 domain-containing protein, translated to MTVINQVKQTLAGLKSAQASFEGFALATDNQQAKQLYQDAAQQTQAIVDTLSPRVQQIEQEEPQYKQ
- a CDS encoding YhcN/YlaJ family sporulation lipoprotein, encoding MKKRKYLFGLLSTILSVGFLFGCNDKKDEAEPDPTEEPSEQKAENDRNNGPRDVGFQPDGTQNNNVDDNNQTRLEVADKAADRIAKLDEVDSANVIVTNRNAYVAVVLRDGTKGEVTDRLEKKIADQVRATDPDIRDVFVSSNPDFVERMRDYGNRINEGAPVKGLFEEFTETVRRVFPNAR
- a CDS encoding DUF421 domain-containing protein; protein product: MAQLTPPDLAAIVFLVTLSVSPIKANGIGQAIVGIIIIVTMCFLFSKLSLFRWLNRLFIGQPSILIKHGKISKKELRKTRFSLVELLSAIRSAGYPNIQDLDYVILEPNGSLSTLPNQAVVNLTPKHLNIETDYQGLPIAVIVEGKVQDKNLRLIQKDEKWLQEELMKEGFHQINTIFYAAVSDKDHSLIVDTGNQNA